In the Oscarella lobularis chromosome 9, ooOscLobu1.1, whole genome shotgun sequence genome, TTTACCGGTACATGTGACGAACTTCGGTTGTCTAACGATAGTGTGAGGCTGAAGGGAGGAAAGGTTTCcgaatttttatttcacTCTTTTCCAAGTAACCCTCTAATCGGTAACCGCCGTGATTTTCCTTTCCAAACATTCACAGTACGtgcaagaaaaaaggaaaccTTTTCTTTTATCACTCAGCTGTTGTAGATTAAAATGATCGAATCAAATTTCTTCTATAAAAGCGACTCCGATAGAGGATCTCATAGACCTGTCACAAAGGAAGAATTTTTGAATACTCTTGGGGATCTTAAAGAACTGCAAATTTATACGTACTCAGGGTTCCCGGTAAAGAGATAAGGGCAAGAGAAGGTTTCTAATTAACTGAGCGGTTTGTGTACTGTGTGTAGGAGGTCTGTTTCGTGGTCTTTCTCGACAATGTAACACTGAACCGAGCGAATGCTACCGAGAACTGCTCGTGCAACGTTGGATACGAGGGGCTCTCCTGTGAGTCGTGCCAAGAAGGCTTTTTTCCTAATGCATTGCACGGCGGTAATTGTCAACCGTGCGACTGCGCGTCGTTTGGGTCGAATAGCACAATTTGCGACAATGTAAGAAAAGTAACGCGGCACTCATATACCTACTTCTACGGTCGACTGTAGGTAACCGGAATTTGCAATTGCAAAAGGAGATTTACTGGGAGGCGATGTGACACCACCGACATTTGCGAGTCGTGCTTCTGCTACGGTCACAGCGACCGTTGCGCGTACGACGAGCAAAGAGGCTGCGTGTGCGTCGATTGCGAGCACAATACCACTGGCGATCGATGTGAAAAGTGCCTTCCAGACTTTTTCCGTGATCCCGGCAAAGAGCCGAACGATCCGACCGTTTGCTTGCGTAAGTGTGGGGTATGAAACAGTGTTGCACGAGTTTGAAATTTGTCGGCGCAAAGTAGATGTTAGTGCGAGCAGATTGAATGCGATGAATTTTAGATGCTGAAAGTTTGGGCAAAGAGGAAGGGTAGAGTTTTTGCAGTTGTATGTATCATTTGATCAAACCAATTGGTGCGGCTAGGATAAGTGCGAACTGCCATGCATTCTGACAAAAAGATAATAACAGACAATTGATGTTTCTACAGACGGATTCCAACGGacattcttttctttcccaGATTTTTGGCTCCATTTACATCAAATGCAATTCCATCATACTTGTTCCTGCCAAAATCCCCGTCTGTTCGGTAATATGGAGTTGCATAGTCACCACACCAGTCGTTATACTTTTTTTCGCAGTCTGTGTAGCCGCTCACAAAGTATCCTGGATAAAACCGATTATTTGAATCGTCAGAATTATCACATATTAAAAATTGATAGCGATATTGCGTTGAAGCGGCGCCATGTCCTGTCCAGAAACCGTAGGTATTTCCTGGTACATTGTAATCTGTGGTTCTTGTGACTATAGATCCATGGGTGTTTTTGGTAAACCAAGCGGAAAGTCCACCTGCGTCATGGTCAACATAGAGGACTTCTTTGAACTACGGGTAGAAGACAGAGAGTGAATACCGTTTTACATACTTATTGCTACTCACGGGAATGCTACTGCAATCAGCTCTATAGCCAATAGTTCCATACGGCTTTTGTGAATTGTACGTATTTTCTGTTTTCAATTTCACGGAAGAGTCAGTGGTATAGCACATAGTCCAGCCTCCACCAGCCGTCGTCATATCACAATACaccttttttaaaaaaagaagagctgGTCAATGTAGGTCTTCTTTTGGCTGTGTTGTCTGACCTGAAATGCTCCCTGATATAAGGACGAGTCCGGGTTTATTCAATAGACTCCACTGGGCAAATTTGGATCCTTTTGCTTTATGTCTTTGCATGATTTTCCGGGATTGATTTTTGTATTTCCAAATGCAGAACTTTCGCCCCTAAGCGATCTCCACTCTTTTCCATTGCAGTACATCAGTAGCCCGTCAGAATAATTAAATGCCACGAATCCTTGAGACGTATCTTTACAAGCTTCATAAAGAAGACTAT is a window encoding:
- the LOC136191354 gene encoding uncharacterized protein, translating into MTTAGGGWTMCYTTDSSVKLKTENTYNSQKPYGTIGYRADCSSIPFKEVLYVDHDAGGLSAWFTKNTHGSIVTRTTDYNVPGNTYGFWTGHGAASTQYRYQFLICDNSDDSNNRFYPGYFVSGYTDCEKKYNDWCGDYATPYYRTDGDFGRNKYDGIAFDVNGAKNLGKKRMSVGIRL